The Candidatus Neomarinimicrobiota bacterium region GAGGAGGGCGTCATGGCAAAGGAGAAGTTTAAGCGAACGAAGCCGCACGTGAATGTAGGGACGATCGGTCATGTGGATCACGGGAAGACGATGTTGACGGCAGCGATGACGTTAGTTTTGAGCAAGCGGGGATTATCGGAGGTACGGACGTTTGACAGCATAGACAATGCGCCGGAGGAGCGTGAGCGAGGGATTACGATACAGACGGCGCATGTGGAGTATGAGAGCGATAAGCGTCATTATGCGCACATTGATTGTCCGGGGCATGCGGATTACATCAAGAACATGATAACGGGAGCGGCCCAGATGGATGGAGCGATACTGGTGGTATCGGCGGCGGATGGTCCCATGCCACAGACACGGGAGCATGTTTTGTTAGCACGTCAGGTAAACGTGCCTGCGATCGTGGTATTTTTAAACAAGACGGATCAGGTAGATGATCCTGAGTTAATAGAGTTAGTGGAGTTGGAGTTACGGGATTTATTGAACGAGTACGAGTTTCCGGGGGATGAGATTCCCATCATACGGGGGAGTGCGTTGGAGGCGTTAAACAATCCGGATGATGAGGAGAAGACGGCATGCATATTACAGATAGTGGAGTCGATAGACAGTTACATACCGGAGCCGGAGCGAGATATAGACAGGCCTTTTTTGATGCCGGTGGAGGATGTATTCAGTATAACGGGACGAGGGACAGTAGGGACGGGAAGGGTAGAGCGTGGAGTGGTGAAGGTAGGTGATGAGGTAGAGATAGTGGGTTTAGGAGCGTCGAGGAAGACGGTAGTGACGGGTGTGGAGATGTTTCGGAAGGAGTTGGATCAGGGACAGGCGGGGGACAATGCCGGGTTGTTGTTGAGGGGAGTGGAGAAGGAATGGTTGAAGCGAGGGATGGTGGTAGCGAAGCCCGGGAGCATCACGCCGCACACGAAGTTTGAGGCGAAGGTATACGTATTGAAGAAGGAAGAAGGGGGAAGACACACCCCTTTTTTCAATGGATACCGGCCGCAGTTTTATTTTCGCACGACGGATGTAACGGGAGTGGTAGAGTT contains the following coding sequences:
- the tuf gene encoding elongation factor Tu, which translates into the protein MAKEKFKRTKPHVNVGTIGHVDHGKTMLTAAMTLVLSKRGLSEVRTFDSIDNAPEERERGITIQTAHVEYESDKRHYAHIDCPGHADYIKNMITGAAQMDGAILVVSAADGPMPQTREHVLLARQVNVPAIVVFLNKTDQVDDPELIELVELELRDLLNEYEFPGDEIPIIRGSALEALNNPDDEEKTACILQIVESIDSYIPEPERDIDRPFLMPVEDVFSITGRGTVGTGRVERGVVKVGDEVEIVGLGASRKTVVTGVEMFRKELDQGQAGDNAGLLLRGVEKEWLKRGMVVAKPGSITPHTKFEAKVYVLKKEEGGRHTPFFNGYRPQFYFRTTDVTGVVELPEGTEMVMPGDNVSVSVELISPIAMEKELRFAIREGGRTVGAGVVTKVIE